In one window of Schistosoma haematobium chromosome 5, whole genome shotgun sequence DNA:
- a CDS encoding hypothetical protein (EggNog:ENOG410VE3A~COG:S~SECRETED:SignalP(1-23)): MSPTMSNFLYVICIFAFTYVVESSWNVTINHNPNCNLSKGCDKYDVIYINGRNLTSSVHVFITASERFSLPSILIIHSSSAEANPVIEWENLNVSSGKRLNISNVTQSYALVFYKMLEYNDLSDDVNMSIYSQNSDQIRIHHLNEYNWKRNSNNDSSLFFENNLFEITYNGSSPKLTSPYEQVIIKFRISNTTQHHKDMPHLLFKPGWIIQFDILFNNLTSNFNQSRFGLQLMMMSNLTLDPTEEFRKEVLFSIDDELTPGNFEMTNILLGESISKMNNNAEQYSSNSTHPSAFLQIKPGCFIDNHLRTVQNSRNVYIGKHQDLLENNKIINYSFPSIFYADRLNSNSNNDTNRKPIGIRLLNVSFGTSTDGFYAKSKFLVWTASFGLGNPPADNLSSLLIGLIIFSMLIIVSSVVLGILLVIVLRRSTTIINNDRQPILSHFVNDPIA, from the exons ATGTCACCAA CCATGTCAAATTTTCTCTATGTGATCTGTATATTTGCTTTTACTTACGTCGTAGAAAGTTCTTGGAAT GTtactataaatcataatccaAATTGTAATCTCTCGAAAGGATGTGACAAATATGATGTGATATACATTAATGGTCGTAATTTAACATCTTCAGTACATGTGTTTATAACAGCATCAGAACGCTTTTCTCTTCCATCAATTTTGATTATTCACAGTTCATCAGCTGAAGCTAATCCTGTAATAGAATGGGAGAATTTAAATGTTTCTTCTGGAAAAAGATTAAATATCAGTAATGTGACCCAGTCATATGCTCTTGTATTTTATAAA ATGCTTGAATATAATGATTTATCTGATGATGTAAACATGTCCATTTATTCTCAAAATTCTGATCAAATTCGAATCCAccatttaaatgaatataactGGAAGCGTAATTCGAACAACGATAGTTCATTAttctttgaaaataatttatttgaaataacatACAATGGAAGTAGTCCAAAACTGACTTCACCATACGAGCAAGTTATTATTAAG TTTCGAATAAGTAATACAACTCAACATCATAAAGATATGccacatttattatttaaacctgGTTGGATTATtcaatttgatattttattcaataatttaactAGTAATTTTAATCAAAGTCGATTTGGTTTACAATTAATGATGATGTCAAATTTAACCTTAGATCCAACTGAAGAATTTCGTAAAGAAGTTTTATTCAGTATTGACGATGAATTAACACCTGGAAATTTTGAG ATGACCAATATTTTATTAGGTGAATCAATatctaaaatgaataataatgctGAACAATATTCAAGTAATTCAACTCATCCATCAGCATTTCTTCAAATCAAACCAGGTTGTTTTATTGATAATCATTTGCGAACAGTTCAGAATAGTCGTAATGTTTATATTGGTAAACATCAAGATTTATtagagaataataaaataattaattattcatttccaTCAATATTTTATGCGGATCGATTAAATTCTAATAGTAACAATGATACTAACCGGAAACCTATTGGTATTCGTTTATTAAATGTATCATTTGGTACATCGACTGATGGATTTTATGCTAAATCGAAATTTCTTGTTTG GACTGCGTCGTTTGGTCTTGGCAACCCGCCTGCTGATAACCTATCTTCTTTATTGATTGGATTGATTATATTCTCGATGCTAATCATTGTTAGCTCTGTAGTTTTAGGCATTCTACTTGTCATTGTTTTACGTCGAAGCACTACTATTATCAATAATGACAGACAACCGATTCTTAGTCATTTCGTCAATGATCCTATCGCTTAA